A single Bacillus sp. HMF5848 DNA region contains:
- a CDS encoding CoA-disulfide reductase: MSKKIVIVGGVAGGATAAARLRRLDESAQIVMFERGEYISFANCGLPYYIGGAIQERDALLVQTVEGMSQKFNLDIRNLTEVVSINRENKTVTVKNLRTQESYEESYDYLILSPGAKPIRPNIEGIDEAKNLYTLRNIPDTDKIKAHVDQNEPKRAVVIGGGFIGLEMVENLCERGVQVTLVEMANQVMAPIDYEMAAIVHDHLVDKGVELLLEDGVKAFANNGSSVILNSGKTVSTDMIIMAIGVEPENKLAKEAGLELGVRNTIKVNDSLQTSDSGIYAIGDAIEVKDYVNGSATMIPLAWPANRQGRIAADHIYGHNVSYKGTLGTSIAKVFDLTVAATGNNEKTLQRLNMSYEVIHIHPNSHAGYYPGAFPVSLKLLFNPQTGEIYGAQGVGLDGVDKRIDVIATAIKGNLSVYDLPDLELAYAPPYSSAKDPVNMAGYVASNVCDNVLKQVQWHEIDSIVNEGNLLIDVRDPIEIDMGYITNSINIPLDTLRDRLDDIPKNKTIYVYCQVGLRGYLATRILQQHGYEVRNLDGGYRTYKVAKQEKDDEAVENVVPANVLVEQQIPTKLEAKVTLNACGLQCPGPIMRVNEAMSGMDNGEVLEVQATDPGFAKDIAAWCKKTSNTLVNTTFENKVFKAWIQKGQTGCPLTQPTQTIQEKDGTTLVVFSGDFDKAMASFIIASGAAAMGKKVTMFFTFWGLNVLRKHDAPEVNKDMMEKMFGMMMPKGVKKLPLSKMNMGGLGSKMIQHVMNKKNVDDLNTLMTNAQKAGVKLVACSMSMDIMGIKESELIDGVELGGVAAYLGDAEEANLNLFV; this comes from the coding sequence ATGTCTAAAAAAATAGTTATCGTTGGTGGAGTTGCTGGAGGAGCTACGGCTGCAGCACGTTTAAGAAGATTAGATGAATCAGCACAAATTGTTATGTTCGAGCGCGGTGAATATATTTCTTTTGCAAACTGTGGATTACCGTATTATATCGGTGGAGCTATTCAGGAGAGAGATGCTCTATTAGTGCAAACGGTTGAAGGAATGAGTCAAAAGTTTAACTTAGATATCCGAAATCTTACAGAGGTTGTTAGTATAAATAGAGAAAACAAAACAGTAACGGTGAAAAATTTACGAACTCAAGAGTCATATGAGGAAAGCTACGATTATTTAATTTTATCACCTGGTGCAAAACCTATCAGACCTAACATTGAAGGTATAGATGAGGCGAAGAACTTGTATACGCTTCGTAACATTCCCGATACAGATAAAATTAAAGCGCATGTAGATCAAAATGAGCCGAAACGTGCGGTTGTTATCGGTGGTGGCTTTATTGGTTTAGAAATGGTTGAAAACTTATGTGAACGAGGTGTCCAAGTCACACTTGTTGAAATGGCTAACCAAGTTATGGCACCCATCGACTATGAAATGGCAGCCATTGTACACGACCACTTAGTTGATAAAGGCGTTGAGCTTCTTCTTGAAGATGGAGTTAAGGCTTTTGCTAATAATGGTTCATCCGTTATATTGAATAGTGGAAAAACAGTATCTACTGATATGATTATTATGGCTATCGGTGTAGAGCCAGAAAATAAGCTTGCGAAAGAAGCAGGTCTTGAATTAGGTGTTAGAAACACCATTAAAGTTAATGATAGTTTACAAACATCTGATTCGGGCATTTATGCAATCGGTGATGCCATTGAGGTAAAAGATTATGTGAATGGCTCAGCGACTATGATTCCACTAGCATGGCCAGCCAATCGTCAAGGACGTATTGCAGCAGATCACATTTACGGGCACAATGTTTCTTACAAAGGCACACTTGGAACATCTATTGCAAAAGTGTTTGATTTAACGGTGGCAGCTACAGGAAACAACGAAAAAACATTACAAAGGCTTAATATGTCGTATGAAGTGATACACATTCATCCTAATTCTCATGCAGGATATTATCCAGGTGCCTTCCCTGTTTCTCTTAAGCTTTTATTTAATCCACAAACAGGAGAAATTTACGGAGCACAAGGTGTTGGATTAGATGGTGTTGATAAGCGTATTGATGTTATTGCGACTGCTATTAAGGGGAATTTATCTGTTTATGATTTACCAGATTTAGAGCTTGCTTATGCACCTCCATATTCTTCAGCGAAGGATCCAGTTAATATGGCAGGCTACGTAGCGTCAAATGTTTGTGACAACGTGCTAAAACAAGTACAGTGGCATGAAATTGACTCTATCGTAAATGAAGGTAATTTGCTTATTGATGTTCGTGATCCAATTGAAATAGATATGGGTTACATTACAAATTCTATTAATATCCCATTAGATACACTTCGTGACCGTCTCGATGATATTCCAAAAAATAAAACGATATATGTGTATTGTCAAGTAGGCTTGCGTGGCTACTTAGCGACACGTATTTTGCAACAGCATGGCTATGAAGTCCGAAATCTTGATGGAGGATATAGAACATATAAAGTAGCTAAACAGGAAAAGGATGATGAAGCTGTGGAGAATGTAGTGCCTGCTAATGTACTAGTCGAACAACAAATACCAACAAAGCTTGAGGCAAAAGTAACGTTGAATGCTTGTGGATTACAGTGTCCAGGTCCTATTATGCGTGTTAACGAAGCAATGAGCGGAATGGACAACGGAGAAGTATTAGAAGTGCAAGCGACAGATCCAGGGTTTGCAAAGGACATTGCTGCTTGGTGTAAAAAAACGTCTAATACGTTAGTTAACACAACGTTTGAAAATAAAGTATTCAAAGCATGGATTCAAAAAGGTCAAACAGGTTGTCCGCTGACACAGCCAACTCAAACAATCCAAGAGAAAGACGGTACGACACTTGTTGTGTTCAGTGGTGACTTTGATAAAGCTATGGCATCGTTTATTATCGCATCAGGTGCTGCTGCGATGGGGAAAAAGGTAACAATGTTCTTTACATTCTGGGGCTTGAATGTTTTACGTAAGCATGATGCACCAGAAGTAAACAAAGACATGATGGAAAAAATGTTTGGTATGATGATGCCGAAAGGTGTGAAAAAGCTCCCATTATCTAAGATGAATATGGGGGGATTAGGTTCAAAAATGATACAACATGTGATGAATAAGAAAAATGTAGATGATTTAAATACCCTAATGACAAATGCACAAAAAGCAGGTGTAAAGCTTGTGGCTTGCTCTATGTCTATGGATATTATGGGTATTAAAGAAAGTGAATTAATTGACGGTGTTGAACTAGGGGGAGTGGCTGCGTACTTAGGCGACGCAGAAGAAGCTAATCTTAACTTATTCGTATAA
- a CDS encoding SpoIIE family protein phosphatase gives MLEDLFMNITIIVSYLFVMGFLHNYFMQKYKQKISRMQKRNNSIFAGVLYGILGILLMFFGIDFGLGVLIDLRLIAVVLAATFFSWEAPLIAGAIIATIRLVAFQHTEAAIIGAILTLTVAVVCILMKKYYKGQLVILNTYMNIFAGASMYGALYIFFHEQIDNVFLTFYSQVLLAFLGGLFSYQVASYIIRSNRLFLESLDSNSRLQSLIQNMQSAIIVESASRKVSFANQKFYDMLQILTDNSLEQEDSQYIMKLFERLVKGEQNFTNRIEDIVKEQQIVKNEMIFMKDGRAFERDYIPIHSKTGILIEQIWNYRDVTYRYVNELKDQQELQLAKVVQQSVLSDSFNHKEINIQAIYEPSKMLSGDMYAWYKTGEHQYGIIILDVMGHGVASSLVSVSIRALLQGIITKANHPRDVIIELNKHMLTNFRQDDFSTYCTALYATIDTKTRTLTYINAGHPPGLLLSEDKIEHLDKGTIPLGLMELAENIEVGTITWNKDEYKNLILVTDGFTELFDRDNQTHESWLHEVACTTKENSSFLQTVRQRIPDSDEELDDICVISIQLPPNTFLMRERPASITTQHSSLVFSASPLKEKSMQN, from the coding sequence ATGTTAGAAGACTTATTTATGAATATTACAATCATAGTCTCCTATTTATTTGTGATGGGGTTTTTACATAATTATTTTATGCAAAAATATAAACAAAAAATTTCTAGGATGCAAAAGAGAAATAATTCCATTTTCGCTGGTGTTTTATACGGTATATTAGGGATATTGTTAATGTTTTTTGGCATAGATTTCGGCTTAGGGGTCTTAATCGATTTACGCCTCATTGCTGTCGTATTGGCCGCCACCTTTTTCAGTTGGGAAGCACCGCTAATAGCAGGAGCTATTATTGCTACTATACGTTTAGTTGCCTTTCAGCATACTGAAGCAGCTATTATAGGTGCTATTCTAACATTAACAGTAGCAGTTGTTTGTATTTTGATGAAAAAATATTATAAGGGACAGCTCGTTATTTTAAATACGTACATGAATATATTTGCAGGTGCTTCTATGTATGGGGCTCTGTATATTTTTTTCCATGAACAAATTGACAACGTATTTTTAACATTTTATTCTCAAGTGCTCCTTGCATTCTTGGGTGGGTTGTTTAGCTACCAAGTAGCGAGCTACATCATACGGTCCAATCGCTTATTTTTAGAATCTCTTGATTCAAACTCACGGTTACAGTCTCTAATTCAAAACATGCAGTCAGCTATTATAGTAGAATCTGCTTCTCGTAAAGTCTCTTTTGCCAATCAAAAGTTTTATGACATGTTGCAAATTCTTACTGACAATAGCTTAGAGCAAGAAGACTCTCAATATATAATGAAACTATTCGAACGACTTGTGAAAGGTGAGCAGAACTTTACCAATCGCATTGAGGACATTGTGAAAGAACAACAAATTGTTAAAAATGAAATGATATTTATGAAGGACGGTCGAGCCTTTGAGCGTGATTATATCCCAATTCACTCAAAAACTGGCATTTTAATTGAGCAGATATGGAACTATAGAGATGTCACATACAGATATGTTAACGAATTAAAGGATCAACAAGAGCTGCAGCTTGCTAAAGTAGTACAACAAAGTGTTTTAAGTGATTCATTCAATCATAAAGAAATTAATATCCAAGCAATATATGAACCAAGTAAAATGCTGTCTGGTGATATGTATGCTTGGTATAAAACAGGTGAACACCAATATGGTATCATTATTTTAGACGTGATGGGACACGGTGTTGCTTCAAGCTTAGTTAGTGTGTCCATCCGTGCACTGTTGCAGGGAATAATTACAAAAGCCAACCATCCTAGAGACGTTATTATAGAGTTAAATAAACACATGTTAACTAACTTTAGACAAGATGATTTCTCGACATACTGTACAGCTTTATATGCTACGATTGACACAAAAACCCGAACACTTACATATATCAATGCAGGTCATCCGCCTGGCTTATTATTGTCAGAGGATAAAATTGAACATTTAGATAAAGGAACGATTCCATTAGGGTTGATGGAGCTAGCGGAAAACATTGAAGTTGGTACTATAACATGGAACAAAGATGAATATAAAAATCTTATTCTCGTAACGGATGGATTTACGGAGTTGTTTGATAGGGACAACCAAACTCATGAATCGTGGCTTCATGAAGTTGCCTGCACAACTAAAGAAAACTCTAGTTTCCTTCAGACAGTTAGACAGCGGATTCCTGATTCAGACGAAGAGCTTGATGATATTTGTGTTATCTCTATTCAATTACCTCCTAACACCTTTCTAATGAGGGAAAGACCGGCATCTATTACAACCCAACACTCTTCATTAGTTTTCTCGGCGTCCCCATTAAAAGAAAAAAGCATGCAAAATTAA
- a CDS encoding ATP-binding protein: MILLKFTGFVQELDYGYYETIIDALLNKNQLQEIKQLVMLACHEAMVNVFEAGQRQTGEQQQISIEFEYRHDDYILLTTRNYCESHISLLQILDEKKNSQDLTRPRGRGLILMDAFMDEMSESRDETGRLVLQLKKYI, from the coding sequence ATGATACTTTTAAAATTTACCGGGTTTGTTCAGGAACTCGATTATGGTTATTATGAGACAATAATTGATGCATTGCTAAACAAAAATCAACTACAAGAAATAAAACAATTAGTAATGTTGGCTTGTCATGAAGCGATGGTAAATGTGTTCGAAGCTGGACAACGACAAACAGGAGAACAGCAGCAGATTTCGATTGAATTTGAATATAGACATGATGATTATATTTTGTTAACAACAAGGAATTATTGTGAATCTCATATTAGCTTATTACAAATCCTTGATGAAAAGAAAAATTCACAAGACCTCACAAGACCACGTGGGCGTGGTCTCATATTAATGGATGCATTTATGGATGAAATGTCTGAGTCTCGTGATGAAACGGGAAGACTTGTTTTACAATTAAAAAAGTACATTTAA
- a CDS encoding STAS domain-containing protein, with the protein MTKTDCIHVTSDIVKITFTGDMVYGQTGFLQEYNLIINDDITGYIFNLTHVKRIDSTGFGAIVSLASKLKGKKICLVVSDELVKRMIQITKLHLVFFLADTVEQALVLLQSSEDNSLLPIDQY; encoded by the coding sequence GTGACTAAAACTGATTGCATACATGTAACAAGTGACATCGTGAAAATAACATTTACCGGAGATATGGTTTACGGACAAACAGGATTTTTACAAGAGTATAATTTGATCATTAACGATGACATTACAGGTTATATTTTCAACTTAACACATGTTAAACGTATTGATAGTACAGGCTTCGGAGCTATTGTATCACTTGCTTCAAAGCTAAAGGGAAAGAAAATATGTTTAGTAGTTTCTGATGAGTTAGTAAAGAGAATGATACAAATTACGAAACTTCACTTAGTGTTTTTTCTAGCTGATACAGTGGAGCAGGCTTTAGTATTATTGCAAAGCTCAGAGGACAATTCACTATTACCAATTGATCAATATTAA
- a CDS encoding SulP family inorganic anion transporter produces MLQSIKQEWFFNTRADVLAGITVALALIPEAIAFSIIAGVDPMVGLYASFCIAIVIAFVGGRPGMISAATGAMALLMITLVADHGLEYLFAATILTGIIQILMGVFKLGRFITFLPQSVIIGFVNALAILIFLAQLPHFVGANSIMFIMVAATLAIIYILPRFTKAVPSALVAIIVMTALAIFFKFDLKTVGDMGDIQRSLPIFHLPMVELSLETLKIIFPYAMTLAIVGHLESLLTATIVDEMTETKSDKNKEMRGQGIANVVTGFFGGMAGCAMIGQSVINVKSGGRGRLSALVAGLFLIFLILVLGDVVKQIPMAALVGVMIMVSIGTFDWQSVKALKRIPVSDSVVMVTTVAIVVYTHDLAKGVMAGVIMSAIIFGWKMARIHATTHIENEAKVYKVSGQMFFGTMAHFVDMFDHQNDPDTVVIDFSHSHVWDHSAVTAIAKVILKYQKLNKRIQIVGLNEESQTLVEKVGLAAPTGH; encoded by the coding sequence ATGCTTCAGTCAATTAAGCAAGAATGGTTTTTTAACACGCGCGCTGATGTGCTTGCAGGGATTACGGTAGCCCTTGCATTAATACCAGAGGCGATAGCATTTTCAATTATCGCAGGGGTAGATCCGATGGTCGGATTATATGCGTCGTTCTGTATAGCTATTGTGATTGCTTTTGTTGGTGGACGGCCGGGCATGATATCTGCCGCAACTGGTGCGATGGCGTTACTGATGATTACGTTAGTGGCAGATCACGGTTTGGAGTATTTATTTGCAGCAACGATTTTAACGGGTATTATCCAAATTTTAATGGGTGTATTTAAACTTGGTAGATTTATAACGTTTTTACCACAATCGGTCATTATCGGATTCGTAAATGCTTTAGCTATCTTGATTTTCTTAGCACAACTGCCACATTTTGTAGGTGCAAATTCAATCATGTTTATAATGGTTGCAGCGACTTTAGCCATTATATATATTTTACCTCGCTTTACTAAGGCTGTTCCATCAGCGTTAGTAGCTATAATTGTTATGACAGCTTTAGCGATATTTTTTAAGTTTGATTTAAAAACGGTAGGGGATATGGGAGATATTCAGAGGTCGTTGCCGATTTTCCATTTACCAATGGTTGAGCTATCTCTTGAAACGTTAAAAATTATTTTTCCTTATGCTATGACTCTAGCTATTGTTGGTCATCTTGAATCATTATTAACAGCAACAATTGTCGATGAAATGACGGAAACAAAAAGTGACAAAAATAAAGAAATGCGTGGGCAAGGTATTGCCAACGTTGTGACTGGATTTTTCGGTGGTATGGCGGGCTGTGCCATGATTGGACAGTCGGTTATAAATGTGAAATCTGGTGGGCGTGGCCGTCTATCTGCGCTAGTTGCTGGGTTGTTCTTGATTTTCTTAATACTTGTGTTAGGTGACGTTGTTAAGCAAATTCCAATGGCAGCTTTAGTTGGTGTCATGATAATGGTGTCTATTGGTACGTTTGATTGGCAATCTGTTAAAGCTTTAAAAAGAATACCAGTTTCAGATTCAGTTGTTATGGTAACAACAGTTGCTATTGTTGTGTATACTCATGATTTAGCAAAAGGCGTTATGGCTGGTGTTATTATGAGTGCGATTATTTTCGGCTGGAAAATGGCACGCATTCATGCTACAACACATATTGAAAATGAGGCAAAGGTGTATAAAGTATCTGGACAAATGTTTTTCGGCACGATGGCCCACTTTGTTGATATGTTTGACCATCAAAATGATCCTGATACAGTTGTAATAGACTTTAGTCATTCCCACGTTTGGGACCACTCGGCTGTGACAGCTATTGCAAAAGTAATTCTTAAGTATCAAAAGCTTAACAAGCGAATACAAATAGTAGGCTTAAATGAAGAAAGTCAAACACTAGTTGAAAAAGTAGGACTTGCTGCTCCAACTGGTCACTAA
- a CDS encoding universal stress protein, which produces MLNKKQKDEGILYKILLALDGSKHGEKAAKEALQLAKLIKNVSITVLCVVQHGPTRSEMADKHYNVKDLLSEKVNKKLLPSLRIFSVENIPIHLEIAIGNPADEIVQFAHTGQYDSIIMGSRGLNMLGEVMFGSVSHKVLHDARCPVMVVK; this is translated from the coding sequence ATGCTAAATAAAAAACAAAAGGATGAAGGTATTTTGTATAAAATATTACTTGCTTTAGATGGCTCTAAACACGGGGAAAAAGCTGCTAAAGAAGCCCTTCAGCTTGCTAAACTTATTAAAAATGTATCCATTACGGTATTATGCGTTGTTCAGCATGGCCCAACAAGAAGCGAAATGGCAGATAAACATTACAATGTAAAAGATTTACTATCTGAAAAGGTAAACAAAAAACTACTACCATCTCTAAGAATATTTAGCGTTGAAAACATCCCAATCCATTTAGAAATTGCCATAGGAAATCCTGCCGATGAGATTGTCCAATTTGCCCATACCGGACAGTACGATTCAATAATAATGGGGAGTCGTGGGTTAAATATGCTAGGTGAGGTTATGTTTGGGAGTGTGAGCCACAAGGTTTTACATGATGCCCGCTGCCCTGTCATGGTCGTCAAATAA
- a CDS encoding ABC transporter ATP-binding protein, producing the protein MLNVQIKRAGYKENIPVLNNVNFSIEKGEIVGLLGPNGAGKSTIIKGLLGVLPYCEGQVELLNKHLYAYIPEHPIFYDDLTVCEHIDFVGVSKAIPSEELTRRSEKLLHMFELSDVKHHYPSTFSKGMKQKLMIILAFLLEPELYIIDEPFMGLDAKAMKRFIDYLYKEKDRQAGILLCTHSLDTAERICDRFLLLSSGELIAEGTLSSIQKQANIGVTGLYECFFELIDG; encoded by the coding sequence GTGTTGAATGTACAAATAAAAAGGGCTGGATATAAAGAAAATATTCCTGTTTTAAATAATGTTAATTTTTCTATAGAAAAGGGTGAAATAGTCGGTTTGCTTGGACCGAATGGTGCTGGAAAAAGTACGATTATTAAAGGCTTGTTAGGCGTGCTACCTTATTGTGAAGGGCAAGTTGAATTATTAAATAAGCATCTATATGCATACATACCAGAGCATCCCATTTTTTATGATGATTTAACAGTTTGTGAGCATATTGATTTTGTTGGTGTATCAAAAGCGATACCAAGTGAGGAGTTAACTAGACGGTCGGAGAAGCTATTACATATGTTTGAGTTAAGTGACGTAAAACATCATTATCCCTCAACGTTTTCAAAGGGCATGAAACAAAAGTTAATGATAATTCTTGCCTTTCTATTAGAGCCTGAATTATATATTATTGACGAACCGTTTATGGGACTAGATGCGAAGGCTATGAAACGTTTTATTGATTACTTATATAAAGAGAAAGATAGACAAGCAGGGATATTACTTTGTACACATTCATTAGATACGGCTGAGCGCATTTGTGATCGTTTTTTACTATTATCAAGTGGTGAATTGATAGCTGAAGGAACGTTATCAAGTATACAAAAACAAGCTAATATCGGTGTTACTGGTTTATATGAGTGTTTTTTTGAGCTAATAGATGGGTAA
- a CDS encoding ABC transporter permease: MNGFQLFRTRLIKHIIYQFNAIRTILDWTILLYLCVPTLGFAIAVYYEWWVTTPVWMFALNDRVIFAILLFMTLRGQLRTFLYAADQVFLLQDARLIKALKGWGVSYTIFWSFVRIGLVIITLLPYFLVVDNISMFTLVVIYTSFVIVNVCVITLKHFYQNWWQRILLYFLISIVMSISFNYHVIFYSALIIFIILIFNYLRKHLKINHRYYYDIKIEMEEKLKLAKFILNASPEAGVSTPLLSWKKPVLWRNSRRIFKDRTETNALVEMFIKVFVRNSRYSMSYLQILGVTSVAVITLPIFIKIIVAVLAAIFIYIWLINCWQLVTSNNFIKAIQPDEDVFFVAKKKAVLIVYVPTLVLLSLITCFGIFVL, translated from the coding sequence ATGAACGGTTTTCAATTATTTCGTACTAGATTAATTAAACATATTATCTATCAGTTTAATGCAATACGAACGATACTTGATTGGACAATTCTCCTATATCTATGTGTTCCAACGTTAGGTTTTGCCATTGCTGTATATTATGAGTGGTGGGTGACTACTCCCGTTTGGATGTTTGCATTAAATGATCGTGTTATTTTTGCGATCTTGCTTTTTATGACTTTAAGAGGACAATTACGAACATTTTTGTATGCTGCAGACCAAGTGTTTTTACTTCAAGATGCTCGTTTAATTAAAGCTTTAAAAGGCTGGGGAGTTTCGTATACAATTTTTTGGAGCTTTGTAAGAATAGGGTTGGTCATTATAACGCTTTTACCATACTTTCTTGTTGTGGATAATATTTCAATGTTTACATTGGTGGTCATCTATACTAGCTTTGTTATTGTGAATGTATGTGTAATAACATTAAAGCATTTTTATCAAAACTGGTGGCAACGAATTTTACTCTATTTTTTAATAAGTATCGTAATGTCGATATCATTTAATTATCATGTTATTTTCTATAGCGCATTGATAATTTTTATAATCTTAATTTTTAACTACTTGCGAAAACATTTGAAAATTAATCATAGGTATTATTATGATATAAAAATCGAAATGGAAGAGAAGCTGAAGCTTGCTAAATTTATCTTAAATGCTTCACCAGAAGCAGGTGTTTCAACGCCATTATTGTCCTGGAAAAAACCTGTGCTGTGGCGTAATTCACGTAGAATATTTAAAGATAGAACAGAGACGAATGCTCTAGTAGAGATGTTCATAAAAGTGTTTGTTAGAAACTCACGATACTCAATGTCTTATTTGCAAATCCTTGGGGTAACTAGTGTTGCTGTCATTACTTTGCCAATCTTTATCAAAATAATCGTCGCTGTTTTAGCTGCCATTTTTATTTACATATGGCTAATCAATTGCTGGCAGCTTGTGACAAGCAATAATTTTATAAAAGCTATCCAACCGGATGAGGACGTGTTTTTTGTAGCAAAGAAAAAAGCAGTGTTGATTGTTTATGTCCCAACACTTGTTTTACTTAGTCTTATAACGTGCTTTGGGATATTTGTATTGTAG
- a CDS encoding LacI family DNA-binding transcriptional regulator, with translation MATIEDVAKLAGLSRTTVSRVINNHPYVTEEKKRLVQDAMAKLGYVPNSSARSLRSQKTEMIAVLVSRIMNPYFSSLIEAMEMRASDKGYQLIVCQTRYSPEKELNYLNLLKTRQVDGVILASIQSDWPSIKPFLDSGPIVLCNEFVEDAQVPMVRLNQIQGAYIATKHLLDLGHKRIAYCCGIYRSNTAVYREHGFTKALQDNGVEFDEDIAFRNALTIDDGRRIFHEIASLTHPPTAVFTGSDEVAAGLITEAKRYGWTVPEDLAVVGYDDQQIAELIEPTITTVYQPAKLLAELAVDILIEKIKLKVHKTREVHEFPLELIVRNSTVPHIGVPENIVERNT, from the coding sequence ATGGCAACAATAGAAGACGTAGCTAAGTTAGCCGGTCTATCACGTACAACAGTATCGCGAGTTATAAACAATCATCCGTATGTAACGGAAGAGAAGAAACGACTTGTACAGGATGCAATGGCTAAGCTAGGTTATGTACCTAACTCATCTGCTCGTAGTTTGCGTAGTCAAAAAACTGAGATGATTGCTGTACTAGTATCAAGAATTATGAACCCTTATTTTAGCTCGTTAATAGAAGCAATGGAGATGAGGGCATCAGATAAAGGTTACCAATTGATTGTATGTCAAACACGCTATTCACCTGAAAAAGAATTAAATTATTTAAATCTCCTCAAAACGAGGCAGGTTGACGGAGTCATATTAGCATCTATTCAAAGTGATTGGCCTTCTATTAAGCCATTTTTAGACTCTGGTCCAATCGTTCTTTGCAATGAATTCGTTGAGGATGCACAAGTGCCGATGGTCAGGCTAAATCAAATACAGGGTGCTTACATTGCAACGAAGCATCTCCTAGATTTAGGGCATAAAAGGATAGCTTACTGTTGTGGTATTTATAGAAGTAACACTGCCGTATATCGAGAGCATGGTTTTACTAAAGCTTTACAAGATAATGGTGTGGAGTTTGATGAAGATATTGCCTTTCGCAATGCACTTACTATTGATGATGGACGAAGAATTTTTCATGAAATCGCATCTTTGACACACCCGCCAACCGCTGTTTTTACAGGTAGTGATGAAGTCGCAGCTGGCTTAATAACAGAAGCTAAGCGTTATGGTTGGACTGTTCCAGAAGACCTTGCTGTAGTTGGGTATGACGATCAACAAATCGCAGAGCTTATTGAACCTACTATTACAACAGTATATCAACCAGCTAAACTTCTTGCAGAACTAGCTGTTGATATATTAATAGAAAAAATTAAGCTTAAAGTTCATAAAACACGAGAAGTTCATGAGTTCCCACTAGAGTTAATAGTAAGAAATTCAACCGTACCTCACATTGGCGTACCTGAAAATATTGTAGAGCGTAATACGTAG
- a CDS encoding PH domain-containing protein — MKFSSKKDPVLMILIYFSLIMMLVVAVQVLMEAATPANLMMGIILLVLNGVLSWTIFTTSYIIHDKTLTVKAGPLRWNININDIQTIKETNNPMASPALSLERLAVTYKKGIYTKSIVISPKNPDTFISELRKKNKRIR; from the coding sequence TTGAAATTTTCTTCAAAAAAAGACCCTGTACTCATGATTTTAATTTACTTTTCTTTAATTATGATGCTTGTTGTTGCTGTACAAGTGTTGATGGAAGCAGCTACACCTGCTAACCTCATGATGGGGATAATATTATTAGTTTTAAATGGCGTACTATCGTGGACAATATTTACTACTTCATACATTATTCACGACAAAACATTAACGGTTAAAGCTGGACCATTACGCTGGAACATCAATATTAATGATATTCAAACCATTAAAGAAACAAATAATCCGATGGCTAGCCCTGCACTGTCGTTAGAACGATTAGCTGTCACTTACAAAAAAGGCATATATACTAAATCCATTGTTATATCTCCGAAAAATCCTGATACTTTTATAAGTGAACTTCGTAAAAAAAATAAGCGCATAAGATAA
- a CDS encoding DinB family protein codes for MPRNLLKEARENLLESVEGVNDTVLNKKPSEDSWSIAQVLRHLIDTEAMVVTQLKKAILEESEKVEDKPLQAVASRKHKVKTPYDPPTDYIEKATLINNLHESRQQLLLFLDEADEQSLDNKSMKHPAFGAVNLRQMIEFIGYHEERHTDQIEEIKQLV; via the coding sequence ATGCCGAGAAACTTACTGAAGGAAGCGCGTGAAAACCTTTTAGAAAGTGTGGAAGGTGTAAACGATACTGTTCTGAACAAAAAGCCTAGTGAAGACTCTTGGAGTATCGCTCAAGTATTACGCCATTTAATCGACACAGAGGCAATGGTGGTTACACAACTAAAAAAAGCAATCCTTGAAGAAAGTGAAAAGGTTGAGGATAAACCTCTTCAAGCTGTAGCGAGTCGTAAACACAAAGTAAAGACACCGTATGATCCCCCTACGGACTATATCGAGAAAGCCACTTTAATAAATAATCTACACGAGTCTAGGCAACAGCTTCTTCTTTTCTTAGATGAAGCGGATGAACAGTCTCTAGATAATAAATCTATGAAGCATCCAGCTTTCGGTGCGGTTAACTTAAGACAAATGATTGAATTTATAGGTTATCATGAGGAGCGTCACACAGACCAAATAGAAGAGATTAAACAATTGGTATAA